The Roseovarius sp. EL26 genome window below encodes:
- a CDS encoding TniB family NTP-binding protein: MDINQRIDLIRSDRWIAFDRAAIVLNRLISLMEMPRQSRMPGLMVYGSSGIGKTMVAKRMESLYPSQYASDICVTRTPILLLQAPPAPDERRFYQHILASIGAPMWGRHTVSELEVRALSHLRDMDLKMIMIDEVHNLLAGSYREQRRFLNMLRFLANDLCASLVVFGVNEAVDAIRGDEQLAQRLDEHFLPL; the protein is encoded by the coding sequence CGACCGCGCAGCTATTGTTCTCAACAGATTGATTTCCCTGATGGAAATGCCTCGGCAATCCCGGATGCCAGGGCTCATGGTCTATGGCAGTTCCGGAATCGGCAAGACCATGGTCGCAAAGCGAATGGAGAGCCTGTACCCGTCTCAATATGCATCTGACATTTGTGTCACACGAACGCCAATCTTATTGCTGCAGGCACCGCCCGCACCAGATGAACGACGGTTCTATCAGCACATTCTCGCGTCGATTGGTGCGCCGATGTGGGGCAGACACACTGTGTCCGAACTGGAGGTTCGCGCCCTAAGCCATCTGCGCGACATGGACCTCAAGATGATCATGATTGACGAGGTTCATAACTTGCTGGCAGGCAGCTATCGGGAACAGCGGCGCTTCCTGAACATGCTCCGTTTCCTCGCCAACGATCTGTGCGCATCGCTTGTTGTGTTCGGCGTCAACGAGGCCGTTGATGCCATTCGCGGTGACGAGCAGCTCGCTCAGCGATTGGATGAACATTTCCTGCCGCTCTAG